The genomic stretch GAAGACCGCGAGCACGGCGTCGGCGCCCTTTGGATCCATCTTGCCGGTCTCCGAATACATCGGGATCGTGTTCTTCAGCGCCGCGAGATACTGCTCCTTGTTCTTGCCGACCATTTCCTCCGGCATTTTCGCCATGATCTCTTCCGGCGAATGCGAATGAATCCAGGCGAGCGTATTGACGATCGCCAATGTCAGCGCCTGCACCTCTTTCTCGTGCGCGCCGACCCAGGCGGCGGTCGAGTAGAGCGCGCCGCCCGGATATTCGCCGCCGAACACCGCAAGCGTATCCTTTTGGGTGCGGGTGTCGCTCAGGATCTTCAGGTCGGGATGGCTGGCCTGCAGCACCGTGACCGCGGGATCCAGCATCACCGCCGCATCGATCTGGCCCTGCTCCATCGCCGCCACCGCGGTTGCGCCGAGGCCGACGCCGATGACGGCGGCGCTGGCCGGATCGAGGCCGTTTTTCTTCAACAGATACTTCAGAAAGAAATCGGTCGACGAGCCCGGCGCGCTGACGCCAACCTTCTTGCCGGCCAGATCCTTGATCGATTTGATTTCACCGGTGTGCGAGGGCGACACCACCAGCACCAGCCCGGGATAGCGGTCATAGACCACGAACGACACCAGTTCCTGTTTCTTGGCCGCCAGGTTGACGCAATGGTCGAAATAGCCGGAGACCACGTCGGCGCTGCCGCCGAGCACCGCCTTCAGCGCGTCCGAGCCGCCCTTGAGGTCGACCAGGTCGACGGCGAGCCCCGCGTGTTCGAATTCGCCGAGCTGCTTGGCCAGCACCGTCGGCAGATAGCACAGGCAGGCCCCGCCGCCGACCGCGACCGTGATCTTGCTTTGCGCTGCGGCAAAGCCCGACGTCAGCGCCAGCGCCAACAGCGCTCCGGCCAGCCGGCCAAACATCTTCCTCATGGGAATCCTCCATTCAAGTTGGCGGCAAGATAGAGCAGCGCGCCGGGCTTGAGAAGCTGCCGTTGTCATTCCGGGATGGTGCGTTAGCACCAGACCCGGAATCTCGAGATTCCCAGGTGCGCAATTGCGCACCGTAGTTCGCGCTAACGCGCGCCCCGGAATGACTCTGGTGATGCTGGTCAACGCTGGTTTCGCGGCATACCATCGCATCACAAAAAACTGGGAGGACTATCCATGAATCGCATCGCCACCACGCTTTCGATCGCCGCGGCCTTTGCCGCCGGCTGCGGCGTCACGCACCTGCTGCGCCCGGCGCTGGCCGCCGAGAGCATCACGGCGCAGGTCATTCATACCGGCGAGTTGGAAGGAGACGCGCTTGCACCCCCCAATGCCGGCGGATTGCGCTCAAAAATGTTCGTCTCCGCCGATGGCGCTACCGTCTCGGTCCAGGACGGCAACGTGCCCAAGCACCTGCATCCGATCGCCAACGAGATGCAGTACATCCTCGAAGGCACCGGCACGATCTGGCTCGGCGACAAGGAAGTGAGGGTAAAGCCGGGCGATCTCGTCATTATCCCCCACGGCACTCCGCATGGCGGTACCAAGCCCGATAGCCGGCCATTCAAGGCGATCGCGATCAAGACGCCGCCGCAGACGCCGGATGACATCAAGATGCTGAACTGACGGAATAGCCGTCGTCCCGGCGAAGGCCGGGACCCATAGCCGCCGATGTTCGTTTGGCGGAAGGCGTCAGCCAGATATCCCTCAATCGATGGATCACGCGGTATGGGTCCCGGCTCAAGGCCGGGACGACGAGAGTGCTACCCCCGCCCGTCCGCCGCGGCCGGGCGCCAGATCAGCAGCCGCCGCTCCACCAGCGTCACGCCCATGTCGATCAGGATGACGAAGGCGGACAGCACGAACATGCCGGCGAACACGCCGGCAACGTCGAACACGCCCTCGGCCTGCTGGATCAGATAGCCGAGGCCTGCGGCGGAGCCGAGATATTCGCCGACCACCGCGCCGACCACGGCAAAGCCGACGGAAGTGTGCAGCGAGGAGAACATCCACGACAGCGCCGACGGCCAGTAGACATGCCGCATCAGCTGCCGCTCGCTCATGCCGAGCATGCGGCCGTTGTCGAGCACCGTGGTCGAGACTTCCTTGACGCCCTGATAGACGTTGAAGAACACGATGAAGAACACCAGCGTGACGCCGAGCGCGACCTTGGACCAGATGCCGAGCCCCAGCCACAACGTGAAGATCGGCGCCAGCACCACGCGCGGCAGTGCGTTGACCATCTTCACATAGGGATCGAACACGGCGGCGACGCGGGGCTGGCGCGCGAACCAGAAGCCGACCATGACGCCGCCGAACGAGCCGATCGCAAACGCCAGGATCGATTCCCACAGCGTGATGACGAGGTGCTTCCAGATCACGCCGCTCTGAAACCATGCGACGATCTGGCTGAAAACGTCGATCGGGTTGGAGAAGAAGAACGGCGGCAGCACCATGCGGCCGAACACCGGGACGGTGGCGAAGAACTGCCACAGCCCGAGCACGACGACGGCAACCAGCACTTGCAGGGCAAGAAGCGTCGAACGGGGCATCAGCCGGCCTCCGCCGCTTGCGATGATTGCGCATAACCCTTCATCACTTCGTCCTTCAGCACGCTCCAGATTTCCCGGTGCAGTTCGTGAAATTCCTTTTCCATCCGCACTTCCGAAATGTCGCGCGGGCGCGGCAGCGACACCCGCCAGTCGCCGATGATGCGCGCGCTTGGCCCCGCCGACATGATCACGACGCGGTCGGCGAGCGCAATCGCCTCTTCGAGATCGTGGGTGACGAACAGCACCGCCTTGCGGTCGGCGTTCCACAGTTCCAGCAGCAGATTGCCCATGATCTGCCGGGTCTGGGCATCGAGCGGCCCGAACGGCTCGTCCATCAGCAATATCTTGGGATCGCGGATCAGGACCTGGGCGAGGCCGACGCGCTTGCGCTGGCCGCCCGAGAGCATATGCGGATAACGGTTGCCGAAGGCGCCGAGACCAACTGAAGTCAGCCAGCCCTGCGCGCGCTGCAGCGCCTGCTCGCGCGGCGCGCCCTTGATCTCGAGGCCGATGGCGACGTTGTCGATCGCGGTCTTCCAGGGGAACAGCGCATCGGCCTGGAACAGATAGCCGGCATCCCGATTCAGGCCCGTCAGCGGCTGGCCGAAGATCCTGACCGACCCCGATGCCGGCTTGAGCAGCCCGGCGGCGACGTTGAGCAGCGTGGACTTCCCGCATCCGGTGGGCCCGACAATGGCGACGAACTCGCCATGCGCCACCGCAAGGTTGGCCTTTTCGACCGCCGTGTAGACGCGCGCATCGGCCAGGCGAAACGCTACCGTCGCGTCGTCAAGCGCGACCGCATTCGGCTGTGCCGTATCCACCGCGTCCCCCTCCAGGCTTTGAGATGATGCCTTAGCGGTAACCAAGCATAAGTTCAACGCGGGAGCACTGACCTGCCGGCGCTGACCCTCCCGCCAGGGTTCGTCAGCGCCGTCGCTGTCAATGCGACCGCGCCGGGGCCGGACTTATTTCGCAAACTTAGAGATATCCGGCGCCGGCCTCCGCGGCGAAGCGACCGGGATCGCCTTCCCACACGATCCGCGCGTGCTCGAGCACATAGACCCGGTCGGCATGCGGAAGCGCGAAGGTCACGTTCTGCTCGCCCAGCAAGACCGTGATCGAGGTGGTCTGGCGCAATCTTTCCAGCGCCTTTGACAGCAGTTCGAGAATGACCGGCGCCAGTCCCAGGGTGGGCTCGTCCAGGATCAGGATCTGCGGCTGCATCATCAGCGCGCGGCCGATCGCCAGCATCTGCTGTTCGCCGCCGGAAAGGGTCTGCGCCATCTGGCCCTGACGCTCTTTAAGGATCGGAAACAGCTCGAACAGCCAGCTGAGCTGGGTTGCCCTCGCCTCTTCGGTCAGATGGTGGCCGCCGAGATCGAGATTCTCGCGCACTGACATCTCGCCGAACAATTCGCGCGACTCCGGACACTGCACGAGACCACTGCGGGCGATCCGCGCCGGGCCGATGCCGCGCAGCTTTTCGCCGCCGCGAAGGATCTCACCGCTATAGGGTAGGAAACCCGAGATGGTATTGAACAGCGTGGTCTTGCCGGCGCCGTTGAGGCCCACGATGGAGACGAACTCGCCTTCATGCACATGGATCGAGACGTTCTCCAGTGCCTGCGCCTTGCCGTAGAGGACGCTGACGTTCTCGACCTGCAACAGCGGCACCTTGTCCTTGAAGCTGGTTTCCGGGCGTGCATGGATTTCGAGGGCGCCGCCGAGATAGACCCGCCGCACGGTCTCGTTCCGCATCACCTCGTCGGCCTTGCCGGTGACGATTTCCTCGCCGAGATACATCGCCAGGACGCGATCGACCAATGCGGCAACGCTCTTGACATTGTGATCGACCAGCATCACCGCACGGCCTTCGTCGCGGAAGCTGCGGATCAATTCGGAGAACACGTCGACCTCACCGCGCGTCAGCCCGGCGAAGGGCTCATCGACCAGCACCACCTTGGGATCGCGTGCGATCGCCTTCGCAAGCTCAAGCCGGCGCAGATCGGCGAAGGGCAATGTCGGCGGTCGACGGTCCATGACGGCGCCGAGGCCGACGCGCTCCGCGATCCATTTGGCGCGCGCGTTCAGGGCCTTGTCGGGGAACAGCATGAACAGGCTGTCGGGCAATAGCGCGACCATGATGTTTTCGAGCACGGTCTGCCGGTTCAGCGGACGCGAATGCTGGAACACCATGCCAAAGCCCTTGCGCGCGATCTTGTGCGCGGGAAGGCCGGCGACGTTCTCGCCCAGGAAGACGACCTCGCCCGCGGTCGGACGCTCGATGCCCATCACGCTCTTCATCGCCGTCGATTTTCCCGAGCCGTTCGGCCCGATCAGGCCAAAAATCTCACCGGCACGCAGATCGAAGCTCAGATTCTTGACGGCGGTCAGCCCGCCGAACCGCTTGGTCAGGCCGCGGACCTCGAGAACGGGCGCGTTTGCGACAGTCTTGTCCATCACGAGTTCATCCATCAGGAGCGCGCCTCACGTGACAAGGCCGCTCCGAGGAAACCGCCGGGGAAGAACAGCACGACCAGCAGGGCCACGGCGGAGACGATGAACGTCGCCAGTTCGCCGGTCGGCCTCAAGAATTCGCCGGCCACGATCAGAAAGATGGCGCCAAGTGCTGCGCCCAGCACGGTGCGGCGGCCACCCAGCACCGCCGATACGATGACGTTCACACCAACCGCCACGTCGACCACGGTGCCGACCGACGCGGTGCCAAAGTAGAACACCAGCAGCGCCCCGGAGAGCCCCGAGAAGAAGGCGCTGACGATGAAAGCCGCAAGCTTGTGCTTGACGATGTTGAAGCCGAGCGCGCCGGCCTGGACCGGGTCCTGCCCGCTCGCCTGCAGCACGAGTCCGACCGGCGATTGCGAAAGCCCGTACAGGATCGCGGCGCTGATGGTCATGAATCCGAGCGCGATCCAGTAATTAGCGCTGGCATTGATGGTGATGACGTCGGGGATCGTCAAGCCGATCTCGCCGCCGGTAAGATCGGCGAACACCACGATGAAATTCTGCAACATCAGGACCGCGACCAGCGTCGTCAGCCCGAAATACGGGCCGCGCACCCGCAGCGCCGGGAGCGCCAGCACGAGGCCTGCGATCACCGAGGCCAGCGCGCCGAGCACGATGCACAGATAGACCGACCATCCATACTGATTGTTGAGGATGCCTGCGGTGTAGGCGCCGACCCCGATCAGGAAGGTCGGCCCGAAATTCACTTCGCCGGCGAACCCGAACAGCAGGTCCCAGGCCATCGCGAATACGCCGAAATAGAAGGCGACCGTCAAGAGGCCAAGGATGTAGCCGGAAACGTAGAGCGGCAACGTGGCGGCGACGATCACGGTCACGAGCGAGATGAATAACAGGCGCGACTTGAAGAACCCGGCCATCGTCAACGCCTCCCCAGCAGGCCTTGCGGCCGAATATACATCACGATCACCAGCAGCAGCAGCGCCGGAATGCTGCGATAGGCGGGCGAGATGAGATAGGCCGTCAGCGTCTCGAGATACCCGACGACGAAGGCGGCGATCAGGGAACCGGAGACGCTGCCGAGCCCGCCGAGCACGACGATGGAGAATGCGCTGGCTGTAAGCGGGCCCACGCTGTAGGAACTCACGCCGAGGAACATGCCGAGCAGCACGCCGGCGATCCCGGCAAGCACGCCGTAGATCGCCCACACCACGACATAGATGCGCGTGAGTTCGAGCCCCAGCAGCGTGACGCCACGCGGGTTCATCGACGCCGCCAAAACCGCCTTTCCGGTCCGGGTGCGGTTCACCAATAGCCAGAGCAGGCCGATCACGAAGCAGCAGACCACCGCGGTGAAGATCTCGTTCCTCGGCGTGCGCACGCCGAGCACATCAACGACGCCCTCGACGATCGGAAGCACGGTCTTGGCATTGTTGGTGAAGAAATAGGCGATCAGTTCCTGGATCATGATCCCCCACAGCAAGGTGCCGGTGAGGACGAAGATTTCCTTCTCCTCGTTGGGGATGAGCCGCGAATTCTGCATCGGCCGCACGACCGCGAAGTAGGTCGCGAACGCGGCGACAAGCGCGACCGCGACCCCGATCAGCGCGCCGAAATAGGTGTTCACATGCAGCACGCTGGCGGCGGCCCAGGCCGCCACCGCTGCCGCCACCATGATGGCGCCGTGGGAGAGATTGAGCACGCCCGAAACGCCGAAGATGAGCGTAAAGCCGGTCGCGCCTAGCGCATACAACGCACTGATGGCAAAGCCATCGATCAGAATCTGGAACGCAAGCATTTATGAATGGCCAGGGCGGCCCGGCCGCCTGTTGGAAAGGAAGGGTGCTGCATATGAATCAGCTCCCGGGAGGGCCCGGGAGCTGATATATGCGAGACTTAGTTCGTCACCTTGACGAAGCTGGGGAATTTCAGCTCGCTCTTGGCGACTTCCTTGGGCCAGACCGACACCTGCTTGCCATCCTGCCATTGCAGCATCAACCCGGTGATCAGGCCCTTGCCGTATTTGATCGAATGGGTGAACGGATCGTCCTTGCCGTAGAACTGGACGCGGCCGATGGTGCCTTCCCAATCGGTCTTTTCGAGCGCATCGACCAGTTTGTCGGCATCGGTCGACCCCGCCCGCTTCACGGCATCGGCGATGTAATAGACCTCGTCATACGAGGTATAACCGGCGTAGGACGGATAGTTGCCGTACTTCTTCCTGAAGGCTTCGGCGAACGGGACCGACTTCGGGGTTACCGCGACGTTCGGACCGGACACGCCCTGATAGAGCACGCCTTCCGCCGCTTCGTTGGTATCCTTGCCGAAGGTTTCGTTGGTCGCCTGCGAACTGATGCCGAACATCGCGATCGGAACCTGCTGGTTCTTCCACTGCACCGTGGGCTGCACGCCGACATGAGAGATGCCGGTGATGATCACATCGGGCTTGGAGCCCTCGATCTTGTTGAAGATCGGCGTGAAATCGGTGGTATCGGGCGAGAACCGGATGTGGTCCAGCACCTTCAACCCGATCTTGGGCAGGCATTCCTCATATCCGACGTCGAGCGGCTTGGTCCAGGCGGCGTCCTCGCTCATGATGACCGCGGTCTTCATGTGTTTCTGATCGACCAGCAGATCCTTGGCGGCGTCGCAGACCGACATCGCCAGCGCGGCCGAGGTGAGATAGCCATGGAAGGTGTATTTGTTCTTCTCGTAATCGGCGTGAACGCTCTTGCTGATTTCGTTCGAGGCCGCACCTGGCGTCACGAACGGCGTTTTCAGGCGTGAGGCCCAAGGCTCGAGCGCGAGCACGACCTCGCTGATATAGCTGGAGATAACGGCATTGACCTTGTCCTCGTTGACGGCGCGCTGGAAGGCACGCACCGAATCCGCCGAAGAGCTGTGGTTGTCGTAGCTGACAATTTCGATCTTGCGTCCGTCGACGCCGCCTTTCGCATTGATCTCGTCGGCGGCCAACTGCGCCGCCTGCGGGATCGAGGCGCCGGCAATGGCCTGGGCTTCCGCGATCACCCCGATCTTGATGGGGTCTGCGGCCAAGGCTGCACTCGAAAAGGCGCCGCTGGATGCCGTCGCCAACAGGCCCAGGGCAGTCGCACCGAGGAACCCTTGCAATGTCCGAAATGGGAGGCGGAATGTTCTTATCATATTGTTCTCTCCACTTTATTAGGCCTCTTAACGAGCTGTTCGGCGCGAACTATAGCGGCGACTGCAAGCGCAGCAAGCCATACTCCGCCGCAGATCGCATCACGATGGCGAAACTGGAACTAAAGTATAGCAGCGGGGTGGAACCCGCGGATTTCCACCCAAAGCAAGTCCGCTTCCCGGAATAAAAGCTACTGCGCGGCTCACGACCTGCCCGCTTTTTCGGCTATCACTATGCCCGTTGGGAAAGCCACGGGGTTGAGATCAGACGAATGCCAGCACCGCCGCTGATCGCTTACACGCATGTCGGCAAGACTTTTGACGGCGGCCGGGGTGCTGCGCGCGTGGTGGCGGTCGACGACGTCTCGCTCGACGTCGCCGAGGGCGAGTTTTTGGCCATCGTCGGCGGCTCCGGCTCAGGCAAGACCACGCTGCTGCGGCTGGCCAACCGGCTGATCGAGGCCGACGGCGGCAGCATCACGGTCGAGGGTGAGGATATCAGCGGCGTCGACCCGATCGGGCTGCGGCGGCGCATCGGCTATGTGTTCCAGAGCGGCGGACTGTTTCCGCACATTGACGTTGCCGGCAATATCGGGGTCACGCCAAAACTGCTCGGTTGGCCCGCGGCGGAGATTGCCGCGCGGGTGGATGAACTGCTCGATCTGGTGCGGCTCGACCGCGCGCAATACCGCAACCGGCTGCCGCATGAATTGTCCGGCGGCCAGCGCCAGCGCGTCGGCGTAGCGCGCGCGCTCGCGGCAAAACCGCGCATCGTCTTGATGGACGAGCCGTTCGGCGCGCTCGACCCCTTAACCCGCGATGCGCTCGGCGACGATTTTCGCGATCTCCATCGCAAGCTTGGCCTGACCACTGTCATGATCACACACGACATGACCGAAGCCATACTGCTGGCCGACCGCGTTGCCGTGATGCGCGGCGGAAAACTGCTGGCGCAGGGCACGCCGGCCGAACTCACGGGCAGCGGCGATGCCTATGTCGGCGAATTGCTGCGTACGCCGCGGCGGCAGGCCGAGCGGCTTGGGGCCTTGCTGCCGCGGGATGGCGCCGCATGAACCTGTTCTCCGATCCGCGCTGGAGCGAGGCACTGGCGCATCTGCCGGATTATCTCGGCAATCATGTCCGCGTCAGCGTCACCGCGCTGGCACTGGGCCTTGCGGTTAGTCTCCCGTTGGCGATCGTCGCACGCAACCGGCCGCTGCTGCGCG from Bradyrhizobium sp. Ash2021 encodes the following:
- a CDS encoding ABC transporter substrate-binding protein, yielding MRKMFGRLAGALLALALTSGFAAAQSKITVAVGGGACLCYLPTVLAKQLGEFEHAGLAVDLVDLKGGSDALKAVLGGSADVVSGYFDHCVNLAAKKQELVSFVVYDRYPGLVLVVSPSHTGEIKSIKDLAGKKVGVSAPGSSTDFFLKYLLKKNGLDPASAAVIGVGLGATAVAAMEQGQIDAAVMLDPAVTVLQASHPDLKILSDTRTQKDTLAVFGGEYPGGALYSTAAWVGAHEKEVQALTLAIVNTLAWIHSHSPEEIMAKMPEEMVGKNKEQYLAALKNTIPMYSETGKMDPKGADAVLAVFSESSPDVAKANIDVTKTWTNKYVDQLKKTTGMNAK
- a CDS encoding cupin domain-containing protein: MNRIATTLSIAAAFAAGCGVTHLLRPALAAESITAQVIHTGELEGDALAPPNAGGLRSKMFVSADGATVSVQDGNVPKHLHPIANEMQYILEGTGTIWLGDKEVRVKPGDLVIIPHGTPHGGTKPDSRPFKAIAIKTPPQTPDDIKMLN
- a CDS encoding ABC transporter permease; protein product: MPRSTLLALQVLVAVVVLGLWQFFATVPVFGRMVLPPFFFSNPIDVFSQIVAWFQSGVIWKHLVITLWESILAFAIGSFGGVMVGFWFARQPRVAAVFDPYVKMVNALPRVVLAPIFTLWLGLGIWSKVALGVTLVFFIVFFNVYQGVKEVSTTVLDNGRMLGMSERQLMRHVYWPSALSWMFSSLHTSVGFAVVGAVVGEYLGSAAGLGYLIQQAEGVFDVAGVFAGMFVLSAFVILIDMGVTLVERRLLIWRPAAADGRG
- a CDS encoding ABC transporter ATP-binding protein — its product is MDTAQPNAVALDDATVAFRLADARVYTAVEKANLAVAHGEFVAIVGPTGCGKSTLLNVAAGLLKPASGSVRIFGQPLTGLNRDAGYLFQADALFPWKTAIDNVAIGLEIKGAPREQALQRAQGWLTSVGLGAFGNRYPHMLSGGQRKRVGLAQVLIRDPKILLMDEPFGPLDAQTRQIMGNLLLELWNADRKAVLFVTHDLEEAIALADRVVIMSAGPSARIIGDWRVSLPRPRDISEVRMEKEFHELHREIWSVLKDEVMKGYAQSSQAAEAG
- a CDS encoding ATP-binding cassette domain-containing protein, whose amino-acid sequence is MDELVMDKTVANAPVLEVRGLTKRFGGLTAVKNLSFDLRAGEIFGLIGPNGSGKSTAMKSVMGIERPTAGEVVFLGENVAGLPAHKIARKGFGMVFQHSRPLNRQTVLENIMVALLPDSLFMLFPDKALNARAKWIAERVGLGAVMDRRPPTLPFADLRRLELAKAIARDPKVVLVDEPFAGLTRGEVDVFSELIRSFRDEGRAVMLVDHNVKSVAALVDRVLAMYLGEEIVTGKADEVMRNETVRRVYLGGALEIHARPETSFKDKVPLLQVENVSVLYGKAQALENVSIHVHEGEFVSIVGLNGAGKTTLFNTISGFLPYSGEILRGGEKLRGIGPARIARSGLVQCPESRELFGEMSVRENLDLGGHHLTEEARATQLSWLFELFPILKERQGQMAQTLSGGEQQMLAIGRALMMQPQILILDEPTLGLAPVILELLSKALERLRQTTSITVLLGEQNVTFALPHADRVYVLEHARIVWEGDPGRFAAEAGAGYL
- a CDS encoding branched-chain amino acid ABC transporter permease, whose protein sequence is MAGFFKSRLLFISLVTVIVAATLPLYVSGYILGLLTVAFYFGVFAMAWDLLFGFAGEVNFGPTFLIGVGAYTAGILNNQYGWSVYLCIVLGALASVIAGLVLALPALRVRGPYFGLTTLVAVLMLQNFIVVFADLTGGEIGLTIPDVITINASANYWIALGFMTISAAILYGLSQSPVGLVLQASGQDPVQAGALGFNIVKHKLAAFIVSAFFSGLSGALLVFYFGTASVGTVVDVAVGVNVIVSAVLGGRRTVLGAALGAIFLIVAGEFLRPTGELATFIVSAVALLVVLFFPGGFLGAALSREARS
- a CDS encoding branched-chain amino acid ABC transporter permease; its protein translation is MLAFQILIDGFAISALYALGATGFTLIFGVSGVLNLSHGAIMVAAAVAAWAAASVLHVNTYFGALIGVAVALVAAFATYFAVVRPMQNSRLIPNEEKEIFVLTGTLLWGIMIQELIAYFFTNNAKTVLPIVEGVVDVLGVRTPRNEIFTAVVCCFVIGLLWLLVNRTRTGKAVLAASMNPRGVTLLGLELTRIYVVVWAIYGVLAGIAGVLLGMFLGVSSYSVGPLTASAFSIVVLGGLGSVSGSLIAAFVVGYLETLTAYLISPAYRSIPALLLLVIVMYIRPQGLLGRR
- a CDS encoding ABC transporter substrate-binding protein — encoded protein: MIRTFRLPFRTLQGFLGATALGLLATASSGAFSSAALAADPIKIGVIAEAQAIAGASIPQAAQLAADEINAKGGVDGRKIEIVSYDNHSSSADSVRAFQRAVNEDKVNAVISSYISEVVLALEPWASRLKTPFVTPGAASNEISKSVHADYEKNKYTFHGYLTSAALAMSVCDAAKDLLVDQKHMKTAVIMSEDAAWTKPLDVGYEECLPKIGLKVLDHIRFSPDTTDFTPIFNKIEGSKPDVIITGISHVGVQPTVQWKNQQVPIAMFGISSQATNETFGKDTNEAAEGVLYQGVSGPNVAVTPKSVPFAEAFRKKYGNYPSYAGYTSYDEVYYIADAVKRAGSTDADKLVDALEKTDWEGTIGRVQFYGKDDPFTHSIKYGKGLITGLMLQWQDGKQVSVWPKEVAKSELKFPSFVKVTN
- a CDS encoding ATP-binding cassette domain-containing protein, with product MPAPPLIAYTHVGKTFDGGRGAARVVAVDDVSLDVAEGEFLAIVGGSGSGKTTLLRLANRLIEADGGSITVEGEDISGVDPIGLRRRIGYVFQSGGLFPHIDVAGNIGVTPKLLGWPAAEIAARVDELLDLVRLDRAQYRNRLPHELSGGQRQRVGVARALAAKPRIVLMDEPFGALDPLTRDALGDDFRDLHRKLGLTTVMITHDMTEAILLADRVAVMRGGKLLAQGTPAELTGSGDAYVGELLRTPRRQAERLGALLPRDGAA